The Nocardia arthritidis genome has a window encoding:
- a CDS encoding tryptophan 2,3-dioxygenase family protein, which yields MGGGTAAEQLREALAKPVFNPVLKTWVGDGTTDYEIYLRTAELLSLQTEVDELTDPDELMFQIVHQAQEVWLKLLSHELASVVGELDADALWAVSARLDRVVRIADCLMRELQVLESMTPDTYQVIRRNLGDGSGQQSPGYNGVQTAAGYIAAALDRLLDRGGIRITDVYGTGAPPGIKRVCEQLIDFDERFQLWLVAHFMLVRRTIGIGHGVHALDGVPTRVLTGRMTKPLFRALWQARDELTASWRRDGGYAPGETRRSAAI from the coding sequence ATGGGGGGAGGGACCGCCGCGGAGCAGCTGCGCGAGGCGCTGGCCAAGCCGGTATTCAACCCGGTCCTGAAGACATGGGTCGGTGACGGCACCACCGACTACGAAATCTATTTACGCACCGCCGAACTGCTTTCGCTGCAGACGGAGGTCGACGAGCTCACCGATCCGGACGAGCTGATGTTCCAGATCGTCCACCAGGCCCAGGAGGTCTGGCTCAAACTGCTGTCCCATGAGCTCGCGAGCGTCGTCGGCGAATTGGATGCGGACGCGCTGTGGGCGGTGTCCGCCCGGCTGGACCGGGTGGTGCGGATCGCCGACTGCCTGATGCGCGAACTGCAGGTGCTCGAATCCATGACGCCCGACACCTATCAGGTCATCCGGCGCAACCTCGGCGACGGCAGCGGTCAACAGTCACCCGGCTACAACGGCGTGCAGACCGCGGCGGGGTACATCGCCGCGGCGCTGGACCGGCTGCTCGACCGCGGCGGCATCCGGATCACGGACGTATACGGGACGGGTGCGCCGCCCGGCATCAAACGCGTCTGCGAGCAGCTGATCGACTTCGACGAACGCTTCCAGCTGTGGCTGGTCGCGCATTTCATGTTGGTGCGCAGGACAATCGGCATCGGTCACGGTGTGCACGCATTGGACGGCGTGCCGACCAGGGTGCTCACGGGACGGATGACCAAACCGCTGTTCCGCGCGCTCTGGCAGGCCAGGGACGAGCTGACGGCGAGCTGGCGCCGCGACGGCGGTTACGCACCGGGCGAGACCAGGAGGTCCGCGGCCATATGA